A single region of the Plantactinospora soyae genome encodes:
- a CDS encoding beta-N-acetylhexosaminidase codes for MQTPDRSTSSRSGRPARPRPVRLGAAALGLTLVVQTVVPTGPVVATPVAQAAAAPAGAPQIVPVPVSTVAVPDETFTAGPETRIVLAPGSGDTSTPAQALAAVLRPSTGYPLPVVHDTPRTGDITLRLTDATDLGDEGYRLDATSDGVRIEAARPAGLFYGVQTLRQLLPPWVESRTVQPGPWTVAGVRINDVPRYGYRGVMLDIARHFHPPAVVKRLIDQAAAYKVNTLHLHVGDDQGFRIAIDGRPELTEIGAQFSINNDPGGFWTQAEYVDVVNYAATRFMTVIPEVDTPGHTNAIIMSYAGDEADPVLPDVNCSNRTPPVWNLTGAVGYSALCPESPNTWAILTDIVTQLSALTPGPYYHFGGDEVPASVLSHDRFVDFVDRKADLVATQDKIAMGWAEISQGNFDRPGAAPSVAQFWNNGNPTGAGGDSARRAVQKGMKVVMSPANHTYLDMKQFPGSPLGLTWAGTLDVSHFYHWSGTSSDPGSYIPARTANGVTLPAVTDADILGVESPIWSETLLTGADIEFQAFPRLPATAEIGWSPKTHPDRTLDSFVNRLAGHGLRWQLQGTNFHPSPQVPWRVDVTAPDISAATRTVDGVIASVSAPGATPEQVTATVDWGDGTSSAATVSGTPGTVTRVNGLYTATASHRYARDGVYRATVTATRPGGGSSTSEFTVVVETCTTTVSGTHRGPLIVGAGVTCLAGATVTGPVTVRPGASLIASAASVRGPVSATGAVTVELLGGSVDGPVTVAGTRGQLVVEKVRIGGPLVLTGSATDPAPLVAGNSVHGPLVCSGNTPAPVNGGLANTVRGPVTGQCRGL; via the coding sequence ATGCAGACGCCGGACCGGTCCACATCGTCCCGAAGCGGCCGCCCCGCCCGACCCCGCCCGGTACGGCTCGGCGCGGCGGCACTCGGGCTCACCCTCGTCGTCCAGACCGTCGTGCCGACCGGTCCGGTGGTGGCGACACCGGTGGCCCAGGCCGCAGCCGCACCCGCCGGGGCACCGCAGATCGTTCCGGTCCCGGTCTCCACGGTCGCCGTACCGGACGAGACCTTCACGGCCGGACCGGAGACCCGGATCGTCCTGGCCCCCGGCAGCGGGGACACCTCGACGCCGGCGCAGGCGCTGGCGGCGGTGCTGCGGCCGTCCACCGGCTACCCACTGCCGGTCGTGCACGACACCCCCCGAACCGGCGACATCACGCTCCGGCTGACCGACGCCACGGACCTCGGCGACGAGGGCTACCGGCTCGACGCGACCAGCGACGGCGTACGCATCGAAGCGGCCCGGCCGGCCGGACTCTTCTACGGCGTACAGACCCTGCGCCAGTTGCTTCCGCCGTGGGTCGAGAGCCGGACCGTCCAACCCGGACCGTGGACCGTCGCCGGAGTACGGATCAACGACGTCCCCCGGTACGGCTACCGGGGCGTGATGCTCGACATCGCCCGGCACTTCCACCCGCCGGCCGTGGTCAAGCGGCTGATCGACCAGGCGGCGGCGTACAAGGTCAACACGCTGCACCTGCACGTCGGGGACGACCAGGGGTTCCGGATCGCCATCGACGGCCGGCCCGAACTCACCGAGATCGGCGCCCAGTTCTCGATCAACAACGATCCGGGCGGCTTCTGGACCCAGGCCGAGTACGTCGACGTCGTCAACTACGCCGCGACGCGCTTCATGACCGTCATCCCCGAGGTCGACACGCCGGGCCACACGAACGCGATCATCATGTCGTACGCGGGTGACGAGGCGGATCCGGTGCTGCCCGACGTCAACTGCAGCAACCGTACGCCGCCGGTGTGGAACCTCACCGGTGCCGTCGGCTACAGCGCGCTCTGTCCGGAGAGCCCGAACACCTGGGCGATCCTGACCGACATCGTCACGCAGCTCAGCGCGCTGACCCCGGGCCCGTACTACCACTTCGGCGGTGACGAGGTGCCGGCCTCCGTACTGTCGCACGACCGGTTCGTCGACTTCGTCGACCGCAAGGCGGACCTCGTCGCGACACAGGACAAGATCGCGATGGGTTGGGCGGAGATCTCGCAGGGGAACTTCGACCGGCCCGGTGCGGCGCCCTCGGTCGCCCAGTTCTGGAACAACGGCAACCCGACCGGTGCCGGCGGCGACTCGGCGCGACGGGCCGTACAGAAGGGCATGAAGGTCGTCATGTCACCGGCCAACCACACCTATCTGGACATGAAGCAGTTCCCCGGCAGCCCGCTCGGGCTCACCTGGGCCGGCACGTTGGACGTGTCGCACTTCTACCACTGGTCCGGCACCAGCAGCGACCCGGGCAGCTACATCCCGGCCCGGACCGCGAACGGGGTCACCCTGCCGGCGGTGACCGACGCCGACATCCTGGGCGTCGAGTCGCCGATCTGGTCGGAGACGCTGCTCACCGGCGCCGACATCGAGTTCCAGGCCTTCCCCCGGCTGCCGGCGACGGCGGAGATCGGCTGGTCGCCGAAGACCCACCCCGACCGCACCCTCGACTCCTTCGTGAACCGGCTGGCCGGACACGGCCTGCGCTGGCAACTCCAGGGCACGAACTTCCACCCGTCGCCGCAGGTTCCCTGGCGGGTCGACGTGACGGCGCCGGACATCAGCGCCGCCACGCGTACCGTCGACGGCGTGATCGCCTCGGTCTCCGCGCCCGGCGCGACCCCGGAGCAGGTCACGGCGACGGTCGACTGGGGCGACGGCACCAGCTCGGCGGCGACCGTCAGCGGTACCCCCGGGACCGTCACCAGGGTCAACGGCCTCTACACCGCGACGGCGAGCCACCGATACGCCCGGGACGGCGTCTACCGGGCCACGGTGACCGCGACCCGGCCGGGCGGCGGAAGCAGCACCAGCGAGTTCACCGTGGTGGTGGAGACCTGCACCACGACCGTCTCCGGCACCCACCGGGGCCCGCTGATCGTCGGGGCCGGGGTCACCTGCCTGGCCGGCGCCACCGTCACCGGCCCGGTGACGGTCCGGCCGGGCGCGTCGCTGATCGCCTCGGCGGCGTCGGTCCGGGGACCGGTGAGCGCCACCGGCGCGGTCACGGTGGAACTGCTCGGCGGCTCCGTCGACGGCCCGGTGACCGTCGCCGGCACCCGGGGACAACTCGTCGTCGAGAAGGTACGGATCGGCGGGCCACTCGTCCTGACCGGCTCCGCCACCGACCCGGCACCGCTGGTCGCCGGCAATTCGGTACACGGCCCACTCGTCTGTAGCGGCAACACGCCCGCACCCGTCAACGGCGGCCTGGCCAACACCGTCCGGGGGCCGGTCACCGGGCAGTGCCGGGGCCTGTGA
- a CDS encoding vWA domain-containing protein has protein sequence MTGGLDRTKLLAARFRAAQDRPYLATALFSLTVVESRQVPTMGVDRRWRCYVSPDFVDRLPVPQLAAVWIHEVAHLLRDHHGRADQLSDAGRHDHFRVNVAQDCEINDDLLADQLPLPVDRVEPKTFGLPDGLLFEQYLPLLPPSVVGHEGIDCGSGAHGLGRPWETGSSGGVSEVEAGAIRRDTAQAVRAHTRSRGTVPAGWARWAADILEPRVDWRRALTGAVREAAAWASGAVDYTYHRPSRRSSAMRTVVLPSLRQPVPRVAIVVDTSGSMGDAQLAAALAEVSGVLRAVGIGGNRVTVLSCDADVHVVRRVHTVGEVQLAGGGGTDMRVGVSHALKVRPHFVLVLTDGYTPWPDAPLESTRVIAGLIGGNAPQPPSWITTIQIDD, from the coding sequence ATGACCGGCGGGCTCGACCGGACGAAGCTGCTCGCGGCCCGGTTCCGGGCCGCGCAGGACCGGCCGTACCTGGCGACCGCGCTGTTCAGCCTCACTGTCGTCGAGTCCCGGCAGGTGCCGACGATGGGCGTGGACCGACGCTGGCGCTGCTACGTGTCGCCGGACTTCGTCGACCGGCTGCCGGTCCCGCAGCTCGCCGCGGTCTGGATCCACGAGGTCGCCCACCTGCTGCGGGACCACCACGGCCGGGCCGACCAGCTTTCCGACGCCGGGCGGCACGACCACTTCCGGGTCAACGTCGCACAGGACTGCGAGATCAACGACGACCTCCTCGCGGACCAGCTTCCGCTGCCGGTCGACCGGGTCGAGCCGAAGACCTTCGGGCTGCCCGACGGACTGCTGTTCGAGCAGTACCTGCCGTTGCTGCCGCCCAGCGTCGTGGGCCACGAGGGCATCGACTGCGGGTCCGGCGCCCACGGCCTCGGCCGGCCGTGGGAGACCGGCTCGTCGGGTGGCGTCAGCGAGGTCGAGGCCGGTGCGATCCGCCGGGACACCGCCCAGGCGGTACGGGCGCACACCCGGAGCCGGGGGACGGTGCCGGCCGGCTGGGCGCGGTGGGCCGCCGACATCCTCGAGCCGAGGGTCGACTGGCGTCGGGCCCTGACCGGCGCGGTACGCGAGGCGGCGGCCTGGGCGAGCGGCGCGGTGGACTACACGTACCACCGGCCGTCCCGGCGGTCCTCCGCGATGCGGACAGTGGTGCTGCCGAGCCTGCGTCAGCCGGTGCCCCGGGTGGCGATCGTGGTGGACACCTCCGGGTCGATGGGGGACGCGCAGTTGGCTGCCGCGCTCGCCGAGGTCTCGGGCGTACTCCGGGCGGTCGGCATCGGCGGCAACCGGGTGACCGTGTTGTCCTGCGACGCGGACGTGCACGTCGTACGCCGGGTGCACACCGTCGGTGAGGTGCAGCTCGCCGGCGGCGGCGGTACCGACATGCGGGTCGGGGTGTCCCACGCGCTGAAGGTACGGCCGCACTTCGTTCTCGTGCTGACCGACGGGTACACGCCGTGGCCGGACGCACCGTTGGAGTCGACCCGGGTGATCGCCGGACTGATCGGGGGCAACGCGCCGCAGCCCCCCTCGTGGATCACCACCATCCAGATCGACGACTAG
- a CDS encoding AAA family ATPase: protein MTATDQAFRAADALVAATRAWRTEPARDPKVEALALAVSANLPVLLWGEPGIGKSATLQQLADGLGTPMETVIASVHEPSDFAGLPIVGDSPATDGVPMAPPDWAVRLARTGSGLVFFDELSSAPPAVQAALLRVVLERRVGSLQLPPAVRIVAAANPPTSAADGWHLSPPLANRFVHLHWTHDARTVVRGLAGTWPAVTVPVVEPARTSTALAKARGAIAGFLTARPGLVHHLPGDAEARGGAWPSPRTWEMVLRLLAFHYSAGTGAEALSLAVIGAVGDGAGLEFVTYLENLDLPDPERVLANPEAFALPKRGDRQLAFLTAVISAVQTDVDRQRWEAGWAVLEKAVKAGVPDVAARAAMDLAALRDTSWPVPAAIDAFVEVLQLSGRLPG from the coding sequence GTGACGGCAACTGACCAGGCGTTCCGCGCCGCCGACGCGCTCGTCGCCGCCACCCGGGCGTGGCGGACGGAGCCGGCCCGCGACCCGAAGGTGGAGGCGCTGGCGCTCGCCGTCTCGGCGAACCTGCCGGTGCTGCTGTGGGGAGAGCCGGGCATCGGCAAGTCGGCGACCCTCCAGCAGCTCGCCGACGGTCTTGGTACGCCGATGGAAACCGTCATCGCGAGCGTGCACGAGCCGTCCGACTTCGCCGGGCTGCCGATCGTCGGGGACTCGCCGGCCACCGACGGCGTACCGATGGCTCCACCGGACTGGGCGGTGCGGCTGGCCCGTACCGGCTCGGGGTTGGTCTTCTTCGACGAGCTCTCCTCCGCGCCGCCGGCCGTGCAGGCGGCGCTGCTCCGGGTGGTGCTGGAACGTCGGGTCGGCAGCCTCCAGTTGCCGCCCGCGGTGCGGATCGTGGCGGCGGCGAACCCGCCGACCAGCGCCGCCGACGGTTGGCACCTAAGCCCGCCGCTCGCGAACCGGTTCGTCCACCTGCACTGGACCCACGACGCGCGGACCGTCGTGCGCGGCCTCGCCGGCACCTGGCCGGCGGTGACGGTCCCGGTCGTCGAGCCGGCCCGCACCTCGACCGCGCTGGCGAAGGCGCGTGGTGCGATCGCCGGCTTCCTCACCGCGCGGCCCGGTCTCGTCCACCATCTGCCGGGCGATGCCGAGGCGCGCGGCGGAGCCTGGCCGTCCCCGCGTACCTGGGAGATGGTGCTGCGGCTGCTCGCGTTCCACTACAGCGCCGGTACCGGCGCGGAGGCGCTCTCGCTCGCGGTGATCGGCGCGGTCGGCGACGGTGCCGGCCTCGAATTCGTCACCTACCTGGAGAACCTCGACCTACCCGATCCGGAGCGGGTGCTCGCCAACCCGGAGGCGTTCGCGCTGCCCAAGCGCGGCGACCGGCAGCTCGCGTTCCTCACCGCGGTGATCTCCGCCGTGCAGACCGACGTCGACCGGCAGCGCTGGGAGGCCGGCTGGGCTGTGCTGGAGAAGGCGGTCAAGGCCGGCGTGCCGGACGTCGCCGCCCGGGCCGCGATGGACCTCGCCGCGCTGCGCGACACCTCCTGGCCCGTGCCCGCCGCCATCGACGCGTTCGTCGAGGTGCTGCAACTGTCCGGGCGCCTGCCGGGATGA
- a CDS encoding ankyrin repeat domain-containing protein — translation MTQPVLPEIRVWQRVRRYAVPTPMIEACTAAREAGDWRAGLAAGRVDVGFDLAEVAREHGRRQAELVEADLAALAPDLLRWHLPRTLGGRTSLATHQQWLLSVREDRIQDSDAALVLHVPRTVDGSQWLRLTVGPAVERDSHRRDLPPTFWSPAHLRGGLAAAYGGSAHRMPGFESDGRVRPFDAYPTRVDLADPASRTEVFDRRIAAGDLVSAWAAAGVDLDPPDPDERRRRGLVDSAWTGTLVPVGLDAESTRLHIRYGVSEVLVGDGWQFALGFGRRTDSTPAASFLGYDRERFSRCRRLASVVYSRPVDLELLRHGLLDPTELHPLVRQALFPHAPGGFPVRDERLDLRRDVPVRCRGEWHTVVHADGRLDLTSHTPDEIAREQVLRTLGGPVSGCFAVADAWRGSGGRLPRPLRELRREVLQRVQHGGSAALAALLDAGLDPRLADGRGGTLLHHMRAIRDGGLVRRLIEAGVPLDATNRRGRTALHVTIGDGGTPQMVRALLEAGADPQVADGDGLTAVGLADYKAEMYGDDEDLPEEYRPPILVRDVVNDWTDSDGN, via the coding sequence ATGACCCAGCCCGTCCTTCCCGAGATCCGTGTCTGGCAACGAGTCCGGCGGTACGCCGTGCCGACTCCGATGATCGAGGCGTGTACGGCGGCACGCGAGGCCGGCGACTGGCGGGCGGGACTGGCTGCGGGTCGGGTCGACGTCGGGTTCGATCTCGCCGAGGTGGCCCGCGAACACGGCCGCCGGCAGGCCGAGCTGGTCGAGGCGGATCTCGCCGCGCTCGCGCCGGACCTGCTGCGCTGGCACCTGCCGCGTACGCTCGGCGGCCGTACCAGCCTCGCCACCCACCAGCAGTGGCTGCTGTCGGTGCGCGAGGACCGGATCCAGGACAGCGATGCGGCCCTCGTGCTGCACGTGCCGAGGACGGTCGACGGCTCGCAGTGGCTGCGCCTCACCGTCGGGCCGGCCGTCGAGAGGGACAGCCACCGGCGTGACCTGCCGCCGACGTTCTGGAGTCCCGCCCACCTGCGTGGCGGCCTCGCCGCGGCCTACGGTGGCTCCGCCCACCGGATGCCCGGCTTCGAGTCGGACGGGCGGGTCCGGCCGTTCGACGCGTACCCGACCCGGGTCGACCTGGCCGATCCGGCGAGCCGGACGGAGGTGTTCGACCGGCGGATCGCCGCCGGTGACCTCGTCTCCGCCTGGGCCGCCGCCGGTGTCGACCTCGATCCGCCCGACCCTGACGAGCGGCGGCGGCGGGGGTTGGTCGACTCCGCCTGGACCGGCACCCTGGTTCCGGTCGGGCTCGACGCCGAGTCGACCCGCCTCCACATCCGTTACGGGGTCTCGGAAGTCCTGGTCGGCGACGGCTGGCAGTTCGCCCTGGGGTTCGGCCGCCGCACCGACTCCACACCGGCGGCGTCGTTCCTCGGCTACGACCGGGAACGCTTCTCCCGCTGCCGCCGGCTCGCGAGCGTCGTATACAGCCGTCCGGTCGACCTCGAACTCCTCCGGCACGGCCTGCTCGACCCGACCGAACTGCACCCGCTCGTCCGGCAGGCGCTGTTCCCACATGCCCCCGGCGGCTTCCCGGTCCGAGACGAGCGCCTCGACCTGCGCCGGGACGTGCCGGTGCGCTGCCGAGGCGAGTGGCACACGGTGGTGCACGCGGACGGTCGGCTGGACCTGACGTCGCACACCCCGGACGAGATCGCCCGCGAGCAGGTGCTCCGTACCCTCGGCGGCCCGGTGTCCGGGTGTTTCGCGGTGGCGGACGCGTGGCGCGGCTCCGGTGGTCGGCTTCCTCGGCCACTGCGGGAGCTGCGTCGCGAGGTGCTGCAACGCGTCCAGCACGGGGGCTCGGCGGCGCTCGCCGCGCTGTTGGACGCGGGTCTCGATCCACGACTGGCCGACGGCCGGGGCGGAACGCTGCTGCACCACATGCGTGCGATCCGGGACGGCGGTCTGGTCCGGCGCCTGATCGAGGCCGGGGTGCCGCTAGACGCGACCAACCGCCGGGGCCGGACGGCGCTGCACGTCACTATCGGCGACGGCGGCACTCCGCAGATGGTCCGGGCGCTGCTGGAGGCGGGTGCCGACCCGCAGGTGGCGGACGGCGACGGCCTGACCGCCGTCGGACTGGCCGACTACAAGGCGGAGATGTACGGCGACGACGAGGACCTTCCCGAGGAGTACCGTCCGCCGATCCTCGTCCGCGACGTCGTCAACGATTGGACCGACAGTGACGGCAACTGA
- a CDS encoding leucine-rich repeat domain-containing protein yields MTEPTPVRCPVIADPGAGLADPADFDPLLVRLGVPDAVGDPEVFPRGTVQADGRLDLCKQGIGPVQTARIVSAAVGSPLVRHLLLGTNGLGADGARAVADALRPGHRVETLYLGCNRIDPTGVDALATRIAHDETVRALWLKRNPIGDDGVARLATALAANSTIRTLDLVNVGMSGRGLGVLAEVLAARKQKLQRLFLGGNGFGPDAVPTLGVLVHEAGIRELYLSANHLGDAGVAALAVLADGVEMTFGLGGNGVTPVGVAALAEHLAAWQSLDLARPPSERALGAYGNVLGDAGAAALAGALPTARLRRLDVRRTEIGGRGARLLVAALDGHPTLEYLGINGGVPRRMRRQAATLLAGRPVTEPHPDIRAIASVYR; encoded by the coding sequence GTGACCGAACCGACGCCGGTGCGCTGCCCGGTCATCGCCGACCCGGGCGCCGGGCTCGCCGATCCGGCCGACTTCGACCCCCTGCTGGTACGCCTCGGCGTGCCGGACGCGGTCGGCGACCCCGAGGTGTTCCCGCGCGGGACCGTACAGGCAGACGGCCGGCTCGACCTCTGCAAGCAGGGCATCGGGCCGGTGCAGACCGCCCGGATCGTCTCCGCCGCGGTCGGCTCGCCGCTGGTCCGGCACCTGCTGCTCGGCACCAACGGGCTCGGCGCGGACGGTGCCCGGGCGGTCGCCGACGCGCTGCGTCCCGGGCACCGGGTGGAGACGCTCTACCTGGGCTGCAACCGGATCGACCCGACCGGGGTCGACGCGCTCGCCACCCGGATCGCGCACGACGAGACGGTCCGGGCGCTCTGGCTCAAGCGCAACCCGATCGGCGACGACGGCGTCGCCCGGCTGGCGACAGCGCTCGCGGCGAACTCCACGATCCGGACCCTCGACCTGGTGAACGTCGGTATGAGCGGGCGCGGGCTGGGCGTACTCGCCGAGGTGCTCGCCGCGCGGAAGCAGAAGCTGCAACGACTGTTCCTCGGTGGCAACGGCTTCGGTCCGGATGCCGTACCGACGCTCGGCGTGCTCGTCCACGAGGCAGGGATCCGCGAGCTGTACCTGTCCGCGAACCACCTGGGCGATGCCGGTGTCGCCGCGCTGGCCGTACTCGCGGACGGGGTGGAGATGACGTTCGGGCTGGGCGGCAACGGGGTGACCCCGGTCGGGGTGGCGGCGCTGGCCGAGCACCTGGCGGCGTGGCAGTCGCTGGACCTCGCGAGGCCGCCGTCGGAGCGGGCTCTCGGCGCGTACGGCAACGTGCTGGGCGACGCGGGTGCGGCGGCGCTCGCCGGGGCGCTGCCGACGGCGCGGCTGCGCCGGTTGGACGTACGTCGTACCGAGATCGGCGGGCGGGGGGCGCGGCTGCTCGTCGCGGCCCTCGACGGACACCCCACGCTCGAATACCTCGGCATCAACGGTGGCGTTCCGCGTCGGATGCGCCGCCAGGCGGCGACCCTGCTCGCGGGTCGACCGGTCACCGAACCGCACCCGGACATCCGGGCGATCGCCAGCGTCTACCGGTGA
- a CDS encoding SDR family NAD(P)-dependent oxidoreductase: MSVEEGTVAAAAGGVAVEGGDAPVNRATGTVDRATVQACVAVLARLDDTDLDDATRQELERAVATAYRGVKRRAKSRRDERTRAADRALLAEATRFHSEIPDTAPAAVTVGRPAGTPGTAVGSLVRSRLCYVCKSAYREVDVDYHLMCQPCADENRLRRHARCDLSGRTAVVTGGRVKIGFHTALKLLRDGADVIVTTRFPRDAARRYAAVPDFDDWADRLYLHGVDLLDLPGTLDFVGLVGRRFAGLDILVNNAAQTLYRPEAYHREVRAGESAALDGPAARIAIGVAPASATPAGLPSVLDAFFPAGRVDETGQQLDLREVNSWVLRDAEVSPHEWLQAHVVNAFAPFLLTSRLRPLMEASAHPQRHVVQVSAMEGSYSRSGKTPRHPHTNMAKASLNMLVRTVAADYASSGVQMNSVDTGWVTDERPHQSKTAQRDNGFRPPLDVIDGAARVYDPIVRGMRGEPVSGQFLKDYRSVPW, encoded by the coding sequence GTGTCCGTCGAGGAGGGCACCGTTGCCGCCGCGGCGGGCGGTGTCGCCGTCGAGGGCGGCGACGCCCCGGTCAACCGGGCCACGGGCACAGTCGACCGGGCCACGGTGCAGGCCTGCGTCGCCGTGCTCGCCCGCCTCGACGACACCGACCTCGACGACGCCACCCGGCAGGAGCTCGAGCGGGCGGTGGCGACGGCGTACCGGGGCGTGAAGCGGCGCGCGAAGTCCCGCCGGGACGAGCGGACCCGCGCGGCGGACCGGGCGCTGCTCGCGGAGGCGACCCGCTTCCACTCGGAGATCCCGGACACCGCCCCGGCGGCCGTGACCGTCGGACGGCCGGCGGGTACTCCGGGGACCGCCGTCGGCTCGCTCGTCCGGTCCCGGCTCTGCTACGTCTGCAAGTCGGCGTACCGGGAGGTCGACGTCGACTACCACCTGATGTGCCAACCGTGCGCCGACGAGAACCGGCTCCGTCGGCACGCCCGCTGCGACCTGTCGGGCCGTACCGCGGTGGTCACCGGAGGTCGGGTGAAGATCGGCTTCCACACCGCGTTGAAGCTGCTGCGGGACGGCGCCGACGTGATCGTGACGACCCGGTTTCCGCGCGACGCGGCCCGCCGCTACGCCGCCGTGCCGGACTTCGACGACTGGGCCGACCGGCTCTACCTGCACGGGGTGGACCTGCTCGACCTGCCGGGCACGCTCGACTTCGTCGGGTTGGTCGGGCGGCGCTTCGCCGGGCTCGACATCCTGGTGAACAACGCCGCGCAGACGCTGTACCGGCCGGAGGCGTACCACCGCGAGGTCCGGGCCGGCGAGTCGGCGGCCCTCGACGGGCCGGCGGCGCGGATCGCGATCGGCGTCGCGCCGGCCTCCGCGACCCCGGCGGGGCTGCCGTCCGTGCTGGACGCGTTCTTCCCGGCCGGCCGGGTCGACGAGACGGGCCAGCAGCTCGACCTGCGCGAGGTCAACTCATGGGTGTTGCGGGACGCGGAGGTGAGCCCGCACGAGTGGTTGCAGGCGCACGTCGTGAACGCGTTCGCACCGTTCCTGCTCACCTCCCGGTTGCGGCCGCTGATGGAGGCGAGCGCCCATCCGCAGCGGCACGTCGTGCAGGTCTCGGCGATGGAGGGCAGCTACTCCCGGTCCGGCAAGACCCCCCGCCATCCGCACACCAACATGGCGAAGGCGTCGCTCAACATGCTGGTCCGGACGGTCGCGGCGGACTACGCGAGCAGCGGCGTCCAGATGAACAGTGTGGACACCGGCTGGGTCACCGACGAGCGTCCACATCAGAGCAAAACCGCGCAGCGCGACAACGGCTTCCGGCCACCGCTCGACGTCATCGACGGCGCCGCCCGGGTCTACGACCCGATTGTGCGCGGGATGCGTGGTGAGCCGGTGAGCGGCCAGTTCCTCAAGGACTATCGGAGTGTGCCCTGGTGA
- a CDS encoding ankyrin repeat domain-containing protein: MDVERRREREKHVRESAYLAPPAMVAACTARRSSGDWRGACAAGHVDLHVDLRDVASRYGADEAARIEADLLGFAPDLLRLFAPRTDRLALVPRAQIVLSRLATPFRMSSGWLRPATPVLVAALPDRPRGRQRIVLRVTGVGELRRSWYDLPDWCWHADAVAARRWAYGASATRLAWHTADGSPYPPGAPIPAEQPADRAAEVETISGLLGAKRWIEAYGAAGLTVDTTEPKSWYGGYPWRERELARLAVELPVLVAEARRLFHRYRRRSLHSASNLSRIESPRDGGLTVRRITRDDQGGGPYAFGVRAPVDAALLRWGSLRADELHPLVHEALFPDRSQTWSAPTQSARPVIRVRCGSDWHVVDLVGGRIGTLRHTEEEIRREFVLASLGGPLSGCAAAVRAWRTGVTPVPKQIRLIRRDFFALAFHGDTDTLLGILADGLDPGLRDGEGGTLLHWLHHLDHTRVLPFLVAAGLSVDERDRSGGTPSHRAAADGATEVMAALVAEGADPDAVDALGRTPDDLLAQFRKATGRVAVNR, translated from the coding sequence GTGGACGTGGAACGTCGGCGCGAGCGCGAAAAGCACGTACGGGAGTCGGCGTACCTGGCACCACCGGCGATGGTGGCGGCCTGCACCGCGCGACGTTCCAGCGGTGACTGGCGGGGCGCCTGCGCGGCCGGGCACGTGGACCTGCACGTGGACCTGCGCGACGTGGCGTCCCGGTACGGCGCCGACGAGGCAGCCAGGATCGAGGCCGACCTGCTCGGTTTCGCCCCGGATCTGCTGCGGCTGTTCGCCCCGCGTACCGACCGGCTGGCCCTGGTCCCGCGCGCCCAGATCGTGCTCTCCCGGCTGGCGACGCCGTTCCGGATGTCGTCGGGTTGGCTCAGGCCGGCCACCCCGGTCCTGGTCGCGGCGCTGCCCGACCGGCCAAGGGGCCGCCAGCGCATCGTGTTGCGGGTCACCGGCGTCGGCGAACTGCGGCGAAGCTGGTACGACCTGCCGGACTGGTGCTGGCACGCGGACGCGGTCGCCGCCCGGCGCTGGGCGTACGGGGCGTCGGCCACCCGACTCGCCTGGCACACCGCCGACGGCAGCCCGTACCCGCCGGGTGCCCCGATCCCGGCGGAGCAGCCCGCCGACCGTGCCGCCGAGGTGGAGACGATCAGCGGACTGCTCGGGGCGAAGCGCTGGATCGAGGCGTACGGGGCGGCCGGGCTCACCGTCGACACGACCGAGCCGAAGTCCTGGTACGGCGGCTATCCGTGGCGCGAACGGGAGCTTGCGCGCCTGGCGGTGGAGCTGCCGGTGCTGGTGGCCGAAGCCCGGCGACTGTTCCACCGCTACCGGCGCCGTTCGCTGCACTCCGCCAGCAATCTCAGCCGGATCGAGTCGCCCCGGGACGGCGGGCTGACCGTACGGCGAATCACCCGGGACGACCAGGGCGGCGGGCCGTACGCATTCGGGGTGCGGGCGCCGGTCGACGCCGCCCTGCTGCGGTGGGGATCGCTGCGCGCGGACGAACTGCATCCACTGGTACACGAGGCGTTGTTCCCCGACCGGTCCCAGACCTGGTCCGCCCCGACCCAGTCGGCACGTCCGGTGATCCGGGTCCGGTGCGGGTCTGACTGGCACGTGGTGGACCTGGTCGGCGGTCGGATCGGCACCCTGCGGCACACTGAGGAGGAGATCCGCCGTGAGTTCGTGCTCGCCAGCCTCGGTGGCCCGCTCAGCGGATGCGCGGCGGCGGTACGGGCCTGGCGTACCGGGGTGACGCCGGTGCCCAAGCAGATCCGACTGATCCGGCGGGATTTCTTCGCGCTCGCGTTCCACGGCGACACCGACACGTTGCTCGGGATTCTCGCCGATGGCCTCGATCCCGGTCTCCGTGACGGTGAGGGCGGCACGCTCCTGCACTGGCTGCACCATCTCGACCACACCCGGGTGCTGCCCTTCCTCGTCGCCGCCGGGCTGTCGGTCGACGAGCGCGACCGCAGCGGCGGCACCCCGTCGCACCGCGCCGCCGCAGACGGGGCCACGGAGGTGATGGCGGCGCTCGTCGCCGAGGGTGCCGACCCGGACGCCGTGGACGCGCTGGGCCGGACCCCCGACGATCTGCTCGCCCAGTTCCGGAAGGCAACCGGCCGGGTGGCGGTCAACCGGTAG